GATGCAGGCCGAAACCCCGAGCAGCAGCAGCAGCGGATAGGCGGGCAGGAATTCCTTGCCCGCGACCAGGGCCAGCAACGGATGGCCGATCGTCAGGATGAGGGCGATGATGATGGCGCCCGCAATCAGCGCCAGCCGGTTGGTGCGGCGGAACAGGGCACGCAGCGCGTCGATGCCATGACTCGACTGGGTGCGCGACAGTTCGACGAAGATGCTGCGCGAGAGCAGGCTGGAAATCTTGGTCAGCGACTGGGCCAGCTGGTTGGCGAGGCGATAGAGGCCGGCGCCGACTGGGCCGACGAACAGGCCGACCACCAGGACCGCGACCTGCTGGCCCATGGCGGACAGGCTGGTCTGCAGGTTGGTGGCGGTCAGGAAGCCGATGATGCCGGGATTTTCCGTGCGTGCGTCCAGCGCCCGACCGGCGGTCCAGCTGCCCAGCCGGCCGCGCCCTTCGCGCAGGGCCAGGTACCAATAGGCGGCGGCGCATAGCAGCTCCGCGCCGCCCCAGGCGATCAGGAAACCGGTAATGTCCGGCATCACCGTCAGCGCGATGGCCGCGCCGATCATCCGCCCGACCGGGATCATGGTCTCTGCGACGGCGGCCGAATCGAACCGGTCGAACAGGCGCAATATGCCGGTGGGGGAAGAGCGGATGGTGATCATCATCACCATGCAGAACAGCCAGGCCTGCAGCCCCATGCCCGGTCCCAGTTCCAGTTGGCCGGCAAAGGCGACGATGATGGCCGCCGCGATCAGGCCGCCGGCCAGCGCGGAAGCAAGGTCGATCAGGATGCAGAAGCGCAGCACGCGGTTGAGCGCGTCATGCCTGCCGTCGGCCAGATGCGGCTGGCCATAGCGCACGACGATCTGCCAGCTGTCGAAGGATACCAGCGTCTTGATCACATTGGCGGCGCTCAGCACCAGCGCGAAGCGGCCGAAATCGGCGACGCCCAGCGTCCGGGTGACGATGGCGAGATAGGCGAGACTCAGCACCGCGCCCACGCCCTTGCCGCCCAGCAACCAGCCGGTATTGGCCAGGATGCGGGCAAAGCCGTCCTGTGCGCTGCTGCCTTTTGCGCGCTTGAACTTCACGGAATCAGAGGCCTTTCGCGTGGGACGCCCGATGTTTCTGGCGCGCGTCTATCTAGGGAGGCAGGCGGCGCAGCGCAAATGCGTCCTTGTCTTCCCTGCAAGGGAAAATCGCTCTAAAGCCGGGCCATGAGCATCACCAAAGCCATCATCCTTTCCGCCGGCCAGGGGTCGCGCCTGTTGCCGCTGACCCGCGACGTGCCCAAATGCATGATCGACTTCAATGGTCGTACCCTGATCAGCTGGCAGATCGCGGCGCTGGTCGCCAATGGCATCACCGACATCGTCGTCGTCA
The sequence above is drawn from the Sphingobium sp. AP49 genome and encodes:
- a CDS encoding lipopolysaccharide biosynthesis protein, producing the protein MKFKRAKGSSAQDGFARILANTGWLLGGKGVGAVLSLAYLAIVTRTLGVADFGRFALVLSAANVIKTLVSFDSWQIVVRYGQPHLADGRHDALNRVLRFCILIDLASALAGGLIAAAIIVAFAGQLELGPGMGLQAWLFCMVMMITIRSSPTGILRLFDRFDSAAVAETMIPVGRMIGAAIALTVMPDITGFLIAWGGAELLCAAAYWYLALREGRGRLGSWTAGRALDARTENPGIIGFLTATNLQTSLSAMGQQVAVLVVGLFVGPVGAGLYRLANQLAQSLTKISSLLSRSIFVELSRTQSSHGIDALRALFRRTNRLALIAGAIIIALILTIGHPLLALVAGKEFLPAYPLLLLLGVSACIDLVGVGYRPLLMATDRAGLSLRITFAATLLLLGMQAVLLPINGTIGAAIANIVSSIAGFLMMGLATRRALALRDPVTPAPQAD